The proteins below come from a single Zhouia spongiae genomic window:
- a CDS encoding amino acid permease, with protein MKNKLKKELGLFDVFAISTGAMFSSGFFLLPGIASHYTGASVFLAYILAGVLILPSMFSIAEISTALPRSGGAYFFLDRSLGPLMGTIGGLGTYFALMLKTAFAIIGIGAYATIFWEVPTKIVAVVSTLLFMTLNLVGAKKTSAFQKVFVAFLLVILVTFIVDGVYIICCGDSINEGTLDANFTPFLSEGVEGLFTSAGFVFVSYLGLTQIVSVAEEIKNPERNIPLGMILSLLVTGLIYGLGVFIMVAMIEPETFANELAPAAVAASQMFHWLPDNAGVLLMSIAALAAFASTGNAGLLSASRYPFAMGRDKLLPAMLSKIGGKGTPVTAILFTTAFIILFILLLSEEGIVKLASTFQLLIFIFINFSVIVFRKSKIESYDPGYLSPLYPFMQIIGIVISFILIVYLGWMPILFTAGIVILGFIWYNFHARGKVKREGAIFHWFALLGKYQYDELENELMTILKEKGLRQGDPFDETVIKSKISMFKTPVDLDKVLNKVSDYFAVELGKNKEIIKEKFLHSLHDDAVISLPGVLIFHTTYEDVLHPSMQVIVSRTPISGDIPFKDREVKLPIYICCFLVNTDEKPKQQLRMLSRLVDLLEREDVVEALLEMDSHREIKEYLLQNENFVSVKLLKETSQSAMIGRQLMEVELPEDVLVALIERNNKTFAPNGSTVLQEDDILTILGASGSISKLFKGYMGTEIEKR; from the coding sequence ATGAAAAATAAATTAAAAAAGGAACTGGGGTTATTCGATGTTTTTGCAATTAGTACTGGCGCTATGTTCAGCTCCGGTTTTTTTTTACTGCCCGGCATTGCATCACACTATACAGGAGCCTCTGTATTTTTGGCTTACATACTTGCTGGGGTTTTAATATTACCGTCCATGTTTAGCATTGCGGAAATTTCTACGGCTTTACCCCGGTCGGGGGGAGCCTACTTTTTTCTGGATAGAAGCCTGGGACCTTTAATGGGAACCATAGGAGGCCTCGGAACCTATTTTGCATTGATGCTGAAAACGGCTTTTGCGATTATAGGTATTGGTGCATATGCCACGATATTTTGGGAGGTGCCGACAAAAATAGTAGCTGTCGTATCAACACTTTTATTTATGACGCTAAATTTGGTGGGAGCCAAGAAGACCTCGGCTTTCCAAAAAGTATTTGTAGCGTTCCTGCTGGTTATTCTGGTTACGTTTATTGTAGACGGGGTTTATATAATATGTTGCGGCGATTCCATCAACGAAGGAACCCTTGATGCTAATTTTACGCCATTCCTGTCAGAGGGAGTAGAAGGACTGTTCACGTCGGCTGGTTTCGTTTTTGTTTCATACTTGGGGCTTACCCAGATTGTCAGTGTGGCAGAAGAAATTAAGAATCCGGAAAGGAATATTCCCCTGGGTATGATATTGTCCTTGCTTGTAACGGGACTTATTTATGGCCTGGGAGTTTTTATAATGGTCGCTATGATTGAACCTGAAACATTTGCAAATGAACTGGCGCCCGCCGCTGTTGCAGCATCACAAATGTTTCACTGGCTACCTGATAATGCAGGGGTTTTGTTAATGTCTATAGCTGCACTCGCCGCTTTTGCTTCAACAGGGAATGCGGGACTTTTATCTGCATCGCGCTATCCTTTCGCAATGGGACGTGATAAATTACTGCCGGCCATGTTGTCAAAGATAGGGGGTAAGGGTACTCCGGTGACAGCCATATTGTTTACAACAGCATTTATTATTCTATTCATCTTGTTATTATCAGAAGAAGGGATTGTTAAACTGGCCAGTACGTTCCAGTTGCTCATATTTATTTTTATTAATTTTTCCGTTATTGTTTTCAGAAAAAGCAAAATAGAATCGTACGACCCCGGTTACTTGTCTCCCCTTTATCCGTTTATGCAAATCATCGGAATAGTAATCTCGTTTATATTGATTGTTTATTTAGGCTGGATGCCGATTCTTTTTACCGCAGGAATTGTCATATTGGGATTCATTTGGTATAACTTTCATGCCAGGGGCAAAGTAAAGCGGGAAGGTGCTATTTTTCACTGGTTTGCACTTTTGGGTAAATACCAGTACGATGAGCTGGAAAATGAATTAATGACCATCTTGAAGGAAAAAGGACTCCGCCAGGGAGATCCGTTTGATGAAACGGTAATTAAGTCTAAAATAAGCATGTTCAAAACCCCGGTTGATCTCGATAAGGTATTAAATAAAGTGTCTGATTATTTTGCAGTTGAATTGGGGAAGAACAAAGAGATTATTAAAGAGAAGTTCCTGCATTCATTACACGATGATGCTGTAATAAGCTTGCCCGGAGTTTTGATTTTCCATACGACCTATGAAGATGTTTTACATCCATCTATGCAGGTCATTGTTTCCAGAACACCGATCTCCGGTGACATACCTTTTAAAGACAGGGAAGTAAAACTCCCCATATACATTTGTTGTTTCCTGGTCAATACGGATGAAAAACCAAAGCAACAACTACGCATGTTATCCAGGTTGGTGGATCTTTTGGAAAGAGAAGATGTGGTAGAAGCCCTGTTAGAGATGGATAGCCACAGGGAAATTAAGGAGTATCTGTTACAAAACGAGAATTTTGTGAGCGTAAAATTATTAAAGGAAACATCACAAAGTGCCATGATTGGCCGTCAGTTAATGGAAGTGGAATTGCCGGAAGATGTTTTGGTAGCCCTGATAGAAAGGAATAACAAGACTTTTGCCCCGAACGGTTCTACGGTCTTGCAGGAAGACGATATACTTACCATATTGGGAGCATCCGGTTCCATTTCAAAATTGTTTAAAGGGTATATGGGAACTGAAATAGAAAAACGATAA
- a CDS encoding DNA-binding response regulator, which yields MGKKTYVVLLIDDHPLIRSSYKEAAKLVTTINEELFFIYEEAGDCDEAMEKVKAISERGIEDCLVFLDISLPASEDKSMVSGEDLGIRIKSQLPASKIIVSTTFNDNYRIHNILKNLNPDGFLVKNDTTPKELLNAIRDVIFDPPYYSKTVLKLLRKKSSEVYLLDETDRKLLYELSLGTLMKELPKILHLSIAGVEKRKRHLKLLFNIESSSDKELLSVAREKGFI from the coding sequence ATGGGAAAAAAGACATACGTTGTATTATTAATAGATGATCATCCGTTAATAAGAAGCTCTTACAAAGAAGCCGCAAAGTTGGTAACAACTATAAATGAAGAACTCTTTTTTATTTACGAGGAAGCAGGAGATTGTGATGAAGCAATGGAAAAAGTGAAGGCGATTTCCGAAAGGGGAATAGAGGATTGCCTTGTTTTTTTAGATATCAGCCTGCCCGCAAGTGAAGACAAAAGCATGGTTTCGGGAGAAGACCTGGGAATCCGGATTAAGTCGCAATTACCCGCAAGCAAAATTATCGTATCAACTACTTTTAATGATAATTACAGAATCCATAATATTCTTAAAAATTTAAATCCCGATGGTTTTTTAGTGAAGAACGATACTACGCCGAAGGAGTTATTGAATGCTATCCGGGACGTGATTTTTGACCCTCCTTATTACAGCAAGACCGTTTTAAAGCTCCTGCGGAAGAAATCTTCAGAAGTATATCTGTTAGATGAGACAGACAGGAAATTGTTATATGAGTTGTCCTTGGGGACTTTAATGAAAGAGCTTCCGAAGATATTACATTTATCTATAGCCGGCGTTGAAAAGAGAAAAAGGCATTTGAAACTTTTGTTTAATATAGAGTCTTCGTCTGATAAAGAACTCTTGTCTGTTGCCAGGGAAAAAGGGTTTATCTGA
- a CDS encoding tetratricopeptide repeat-containing sensor histidine kinase — protein sequence MNVPADSVDVWIKSAKKKEYDLPERKAFLDKARIYVENKEDSVAARKLSEIAYQYWKLKDTVAYKELNHKARLWALKNRDTFLLADTHWSDGTIFKQIEVFDSAYFHFNIAYKYFEKLKRDDLAANMLYGMAFAKGRFRDYTGAEVLMFKAITKYKGVKNYKNLYSCYNHLAILQRDIHAYEKALHYHGIALNYLEMLDKKEHNRLIQFSLNNMGLVYRDQGNYQKALSCFNRVLGNVNLEKEESNHYARVLDNRAYCKLLNNDTLEVKNNMHKALGIREHNNNKNGIVLSKLHLTEFYAYAGDTLSARKYASEAQILAREVKNSRDYLKALQLLSELNPRQSGKYFKTYLNYNDSLLNVERNTVNKFTRIDFETDEYIKENERLSEHRKWLIASGVGVLSILSLIYYIRVQRIRNRNLLLEAEQQRTKEEYYQLTIKQQLKLEEEKRNERNRISAELHDGVLSDLYGIRMQLGFLNLKREEEVSKEFEDYLEELQAVENEIRNVSHRLNSDTESVIGDFNSILRSLLDDKSSIGGFKSVLQIEEGLNWEVIDEEIKLNLYRILQELLQNIVKHSKADKVIVAFGLNNEVIRMSVKDNGVGFENHKAKKGIGHKTIKSRVKRISGLSEIKSTLNKGTEVVILIPVKYS from the coding sequence GTGAATGTCCCGGCAGATAGCGTAGATGTCTGGATAAAAAGCGCAAAAAAAAAGGAATATGATTTACCGGAACGTAAAGCGTTCCTGGATAAAGCCAGAATATATGTCGAAAATAAGGAGGACTCAGTCGCAGCCAGAAAATTAAGTGAAATAGCATACCAGTACTGGAAATTAAAGGACACTGTTGCCTATAAGGAACTTAATCATAAAGCACGTTTGTGGGCACTTAAGAACAGAGATACGTTTCTGTTGGCTGATACCCATTGGAGTGATGGAACTATATTTAAACAAATAGAAGTTTTTGATTCGGCTTATTTTCATTTTAATATAGCCTACAAGTATTTTGAAAAACTTAAAAGGGATGATTTAGCGGCCAATATGCTCTATGGGATGGCGTTCGCAAAGGGGAGGTTCAGGGATTATACAGGTGCAGAAGTTTTAATGTTTAAGGCCATTACAAAATATAAAGGGGTGAAAAATTACAAGAATTTATATTCCTGTTATAATCACTTGGCTATTCTTCAAAGAGATATTCATGCCTATGAAAAAGCGCTCCATTACCATGGCATAGCCCTGAATTATTTAGAAATGTTGGATAAAAAGGAGCATAATAGACTTATCCAGTTCAGTCTAAATAATATGGGTTTGGTGTATAGGGATCAAGGGAACTATCAGAAAGCTTTATCTTGTTTTAATCGTGTATTGGGAAATGTGAATCTGGAAAAAGAAGAAAGTAACCATTATGCACGGGTTCTGGATAATAGGGCGTATTGTAAATTATTAAATAATGATACTTTAGAGGTTAAAAACAACATGCATAAAGCTCTTGGAATTAGAGAGCATAATAATAATAAAAACGGGATTGTACTTTCTAAATTACATTTAACGGAGTTTTACGCATATGCCGGAGACACTTTGAGCGCAAGAAAATATGCCTCAGAGGCACAAATACTGGCAAGGGAAGTTAAAAATAGCCGCGATTATCTAAAAGCACTGCAACTATTATCCGAATTGAATCCCCGGCAATCAGGAAAATATTTTAAAACCTATCTTAATTACAACGATAGCTTGTTAAACGTAGAGCGAAATACGGTTAATAAGTTTACAAGGATTGATTTTGAAACCGACGAATATATCAAAGAGAATGAGCGTTTAAGTGAACATAGAAAATGGTTGATTGCTTCCGGGGTTGGGGTCTTGTCAATACTCTCACTGATATACTATATCAGGGTACAAAGAATCCGCAACAGAAATCTTTTACTGGAGGCAGAACAACAGAGAACTAAAGAGGAGTATTACCAATTAACCATTAAGCAACAGTTAAAGCTGGAAGAAGAAAAGCGGAACGAACGCAATAGAATATCGGCCGAACTGCACGATGGTGTACTTAGCGATCTTTATGGTATTCGAATGCAATTAGGTTTTTTAAACTTAAAAAGGGAAGAAGAAGTGAGTAAAGAGTTTGAAGATTATCTTGAAGAATTACAAGCTGTAGAAAATGAGATCAGGAACGTTTCCCACCGGTTAAATTCGGATACAGAAAGTGTCATTGGTGATTTTAATTCAATATTAAGGAGTTTATTAGATGATAAGTCTTCGATAGGTGGATTTAAAAGTGTATTACAGATAGAAGAAGGCTTGAACTGGGAGGTGATCGATGAAGAAATCAAACTTAATTTATATCGGATATTACAGGAGTTATTGCAAAATATAGTGAAACACTCCAAGGCAGATAAAGTAATAGTAGCTTTCGGATTAAATAATGAGGTCATCAGGATGAGTGTAAAAGATAACGGGGTAGGTTTTGAAAATCATAAGGCCAAGAAAGGTATCGGACACAAAACCATTAAATCGAGGGTAAAAAGAATAAGCGGATTATCAGAAATAAAATCCACCCTTAATAAAGGAACCGAGGTAGTTATTTTAATACCGGTAAAATATAGCTGA
- a CDS encoding LytR/AlgR family response regulator transcription factor: MKSYVIIEKDKKVSAVIQSVCSEEGFESYGCFDNYEDGLDAMLQHSPDVVFMDVDSSDDQLKEFLLDLSDCLEKLPALIGLTDTKDKGYFAIKNNFTDLLLKPIKILTVRRCLAKYNKRFSSLQSGVICLRSNKDFNYLNTADILFLKADNNTTDIYLEDNSVIHSYNTLKVFEDRLPENFKRVHKSYIINSDFVSRIHYGKKICLIRKGAYKVPFTRTFVHNVDTINSTYSDNSILTLN; this comes from the coding sequence TTGAAAAGCTATGTAATTATTGAAAAAGATAAAAAGGTGTCAGCAGTAATTCAAAGTGTTTGTAGTGAAGAAGGCTTTGAATCGTACGGCTGTTTCGATAATTATGAAGACGGTTTAGATGCCATGTTACAACACAGCCCTGATGTAGTCTTTATGGATGTGGACAGTTCAGACGATCAGTTAAAAGAGTTTCTTCTTGACTTGTCTGATTGTTTGGAAAAGCTTCCCGCTTTAATAGGTCTTACCGATACTAAGGATAAAGGATATTTTGCAATCAAGAATAATTTTACGGATCTGCTCTTAAAACCGATAAAGATTCTGACTGTCAGAAGATGTCTGGCCAAATACAATAAACGCTTTTCCAGCCTGCAATCCGGAGTTATTTGTCTTAGGTCCAACAAGGACTTTAATTACCTGAATACGGCCGATATTCTTTTTTTGAAAGCAGACAATAATACCACCGATATATACCTCGAAGACAACTCAGTAATTCATTCGTATAATACCCTAAAGGTTTTTGAAGATCGTTTGCCTGAGAATTTTAAAAGAGTACATAAGAGCTATATTATTAATAGTGATTTTGTATCGAGGATACATTATGGTAAAAAAATATGCCTAATTAGAAAAGGAGCATATAAAGTACCTTTTACCAGGACCTTTGTTCATAATGTCGATACTATCAATAGTACATATTCCGACAACTCCATATTAACCCTGAATTAG
- a CDS encoding DUF2339 domain-containing protein, which yields MTDNQDKINQLFDKLEILLKRQDVFSKEINNLRIELQKLQTTETALNTEKEVTGKNEPEMVTDFEIERKRETVDYRPHQPQPREPQKRTAPSISKPPKGKSDIEKFIGENLINKIGIAITIIGVAIGAKYSIEHDLISPLTRIILGYLTGLGLLAFGMRLRKKYESYSAVLVSGAMAILYFITYSAYSFYGLIPQGIGFILMVAFTAFTVVAALNYNRQVIAHIGLVGAYAVPFLLSEGSGKVAILFTYMAIINIGILVIAFKKYWKPLYYSSFAFTWLICFSWYVFTYKTDEHFGLALTFISIFFSIFYLTFLAYKLLQKEKFEIIDLILLLANSFIFYGIGYAILDSHKTGEQLLGLFTLCNALIHFIVSAIIYRKKLADRNISYLVSGLVLVFITIAIPVQLDSNWVTLLWAGEAALLFWIGRTKNVSIYEKLSYPLMILAFFSIVQDWMIIYNSYNPERPETKVTPIFNINFLTSMLFTAAFGFINILNRNKKYLPALAARKGTLKIISFLIPTILLFTIYFGFRLEIANYWNQLYMDSELTINTEDMQYPNYYRNYDLIKFKVIWIINYSLLFLSLLAFVNFRKLKNLQLGWINLGLIVLTLSVFLTQGLYVLSELRESYLEQTLSDYYQSGVFNLGVRYVSFAFVALALVACHNYLRQKFMRGNLKRTFDILLHTSVLWISSSELINWMDIAESVSSYKLGLSILWGIYSLFLIAFGIWKKKKHLRITAIVLFGLTLIKLFFYDISHLDTIAKTIVFVSLGVLLLIISFLYNKYKHIISDETPH from the coding sequence ATGACCGACAATCAAGACAAAATAAATCAGCTTTTTGACAAACTGGAGATTCTTTTAAAAAGACAGGATGTATTTTCAAAAGAAATCAATAATTTGAGAATTGAGCTTCAAAAGCTTCAAACTACAGAGACAGCGCTGAACACAGAAAAAGAAGTTACAGGAAAGAACGAACCTGAGATGGTTACAGACTTTGAAATAGAAAGAAAAAGAGAAACTGTAGACTATCGCCCCCACCAACCACAGCCACGGGAACCCCAGAAACGAACAGCCCCTTCAATAAGCAAGCCCCCAAAAGGAAAATCTGACATTGAAAAATTTATTGGGGAAAATCTAATTAACAAAATTGGAATTGCCATTACCATTATTGGTGTTGCTATCGGTGCAAAATATTCTATCGAACACGATTTAATCAGTCCGCTTACAAGAATAATCCTAGGGTATTTAACAGGATTAGGACTTTTAGCATTCGGTATGCGATTGAGGAAAAAATATGAAAGTTATAGTGCTGTCCTGGTTAGTGGTGCAATGGCAATATTATATTTCATTACGTATTCCGCCTATAGCTTTTATGGCCTGATTCCCCAAGGTATTGGTTTTATATTGATGGTTGCCTTTACAGCTTTTACTGTTGTGGCTGCTTTAAATTATAACAGGCAGGTAATTGCTCATATCGGGTTGGTTGGTGCTTATGCTGTTCCGTTCTTACTGAGTGAAGGATCAGGGAAAGTAGCTATCTTATTTACCTACATGGCAATTATTAATATCGGGATTCTTGTTATTGCCTTCAAGAAATACTGGAAGCCACTCTATTATTCTTCATTCGCATTCACATGGTTGATATGTTTCTCCTGGTATGTGTTTACATATAAAACGGATGAACATTTTGGATTAGCGCTAACGTTTATATCTATATTCTTTTCCATATTCTATTTAACATTTCTAGCATATAAATTACTTCAAAAGGAAAAATTTGAGATTATTGATCTTATCTTGTTGCTCGCCAACTCATTTATTTTTTATGGAATTGGTTATGCCATTCTTGACAGTCATAAGACCGGAGAGCAATTATTAGGTTTGTTTACTCTTTGTAATGCTCTTATTCATTTTATTGTCAGTGCAATTATTTACCGTAAAAAACTTGCAGACCGAAATATATCTTACCTGGTTTCAGGCTTAGTGTTGGTTTTTATCACTATTGCCATTCCTGTTCAGCTTGACAGTAACTGGGTTACATTGCTATGGGCAGGTGAAGCAGCTTTGTTGTTCTGGATTGGTAGGACCAAAAATGTATCAATCTATGAAAAGTTATCCTACCCGTTAATGATTTTGGCGTTTTTCAGCATCGTTCAAGACTGGATGATCATCTATAACAGTTATAATCCTGAAAGACCCGAAACAAAAGTCACCCCGATTTTCAACATCAATTTCTTAACCTCCATGTTATTTACTGCAGCTTTCGGTTTCATCAACATACTGAATCGTAATAAGAAATATTTACCTGCGTTGGCAGCTCGAAAGGGAACTTTAAAAATCATTTCCTTTTTAATTCCGACAATTCTGCTCTTTACCATATACTTCGGTTTTCGACTGGAAATTGCGAATTACTGGAATCAGCTTTACATGGATTCTGAACTTACAATTAACACTGAAGATATGCAGTACCCAAATTACTATCGAAATTATGATTTGATCAAGTTCAAAGTCATTTGGATCATCAATTATTCTCTTCTCTTCCTTTCTTTACTTGCTTTCGTAAATTTCAGAAAATTGAAAAATTTACAATTAGGGTGGATTAATCTTGGCCTGATTGTTTTAACTCTTAGTGTCTTTTTAACTCAAGGACTATATGTATTGAGCGAATTACGGGAAAGCTATTTAGAGCAGACTTTATCGGACTATTATCAAAGTGGGGTTTTTAACCTTGGAGTAAGATATGTCTCATTTGCGTTTGTTGCTCTGGCACTGGTTGCCTGTCACAACTATCTTCGGCAAAAATTTATGCGAGGTAATTTGAAAAGAACCTTTGACATTTTGCTGCATACCTCGGTTTTATGGATTAGCAGCAGCGAGTTAATCAATTGGATGGATATCGCTGAATCCGTATCATCGTACAAACTCGGATTGAGCATACTTTGGGGTATATATTCATTATTTCTAATTGCTTTTGGCATCTGGAAAAAGAAAAAACATTTGAGAATTACCGCCATCGTATTGTTTGGGCTAACGCTTATCAAGCTATTTTTCTACGATATTTCTCATCTTGACACCATTGCAAAAACCATTGTATTTGTGTCATTAGGTGTACTCCTCCTGATCATTTCATTTTTGTACAACAAATACAAACACATTATTTCGGATGAAACACCTCATTAG
- a CDS encoding DUF3999 family protein, with protein MKHLISISFGLIFIAASSFSYGQMSAYNYKRELKGITEQWHKVVLPEELFGKTSQHLKDIRIFGLTESNDTIEVPYILSIATEKTSSKDVTFKMFNTSHNEKGYYFTFEIPTKESINQIKLDFKQKNFDWQITLEGSQDQNEWFTVVDNYRILSIKNNQTKFQFTKLTFPLSKYRFYRIHIDSKEKPELRAASITQNDITDGTFVKYSVKKFNIKENRQTKQTEIDVKLELPVRISHIKIDVPSTFDYYRPVTIKYLTDSLKTEQGWKYNFGTLTTGIINSMEKNEFQFKSTTIHKLKIYIDNHDNQPLTIDKIKVKGYKHELIARFTKRASYFLTYGNTKASRASYDIEHFTDRIPETMTVLNPEAEIIIEKEETSVTDPLFKNKTWLWIIMTMIVLLLGWFSLKMIRKG; from the coding sequence ATGAAACACCTCATTAGTATATCATTTGGCCTGATTTTCATTGCGGCAAGTTCATTTTCTTATGGACAAATGTCAGCGTATAATTATAAGCGAGAATTAAAAGGCATTACAGAACAATGGCACAAGGTTGTTTTGCCTGAAGAGCTTTTTGGCAAGACTTCTCAGCACCTAAAAGATATCCGGATTTTTGGGTTGACTGAAAGTAATGACACCATTGAAGTCCCCTATATACTGAGCATTGCTACTGAAAAAACATCGAGCAAGGATGTGACGTTTAAAATGTTTAATACTTCTCATAACGAGAAGGGGTATTACTTCACATTTGAAATCCCTACAAAAGAGTCTATCAATCAAATTAAGTTGGATTTTAAGCAAAAAAACTTTGACTGGCAGATAACTCTGGAAGGCAGCCAAGATCAGAACGAGTGGTTTACTGTGGTTGATAATTACCGGATTCTGTCAATTAAAAATAATCAGACTAAGTTTCAATTCACAAAATTGACCTTTCCACTCTCTAAATATCGTTTTTACCGTATACATATAGACAGCAAGGAGAAACCTGAATTAAGGGCTGCAAGTATTACCCAAAATGATATTACGGATGGGACATTCGTGAAATACAGCGTCAAGAAATTTAATATAAAAGAGAATAGGCAGACCAAGCAGACTGAAATTGATGTTAAACTGGAATTACCTGTTCGGATAAGCCATATTAAAATAGATGTTCCAAGTACTTTTGACTATTACCGTCCTGTGACAATTAAATATTTAACCGACAGCCTTAAAACGGAACAAGGTTGGAAATATAATTTCGGCACGCTGACTACCGGAATAATAAACTCCATGGAAAAAAACGAGTTTCAGTTTAAAAGCACCACTATCCATAAACTAAAAATCTATATTGACAATCATGACAATCAACCTTTAACAATAGATAAAATTAAAGTAAAAGGATATAAACATGAACTAATTGCTCGTTTTACAAAACGGGCATCTTATTTCCTGACCTACGGAAATACAAAAGCCTCCAGAGCGAGTTACGATATTGAACATTTCACGGATCGTATTCCTGAAACAATGACTGTACTGAATCCAGAAGCCGAAATAATAATAGAAAAAGAAGAAACATCAGTGACTGATCCTCTTTTTAAAAATAAAACATGGTTGTGGATCATCATGACAATGATCGTATTATTGCTAGGGTGGTTTTCCTTAAAAATGATCAGAAAGGGCTAA
- the rseP gene encoding RIP metalloprotease RseP: MIMILQLILGLGLLVFLHELGHFLFARLFGMRVEKFVIFMDLFDVKLFKFKKGETEYSMGWLPIGGYVKISGMVDESMDTEHMSQEPKPWEFRYFPAWKRIIVLLGGIIVNLITGLVIYWGILYFGEKNYLPNNNVTEGIYAYEPGESLGFQNGDIISKVNDKKVKRFKDAYPNNLFNSNKIEVIRDGSTQTIITPPVFENMRSKNSLLFSNANHKFTIDSIVENSPAYNVGLKKGDVITTINNHEVSVFGDIRNILLFKSNNKDSLKISIDRNGEKLNLSTLFDYSSVLGIVSYSHYTTKKYGILEALYYGYKTSIDMLDKNLAGFKAIFANKIEVTKSVTGPIGIAKIYGDEFSAMKFWQITALISLVLAITNLLPIPALDGGQILIIMIESIIGKELPDRIKTSIQITGLVIIFGLLIFTTINDIINF, from the coding sequence ATGATAATGATTTTACAATTAATACTAGGCTTGGGACTATTAGTGTTTCTTCATGAATTGGGTCATTTCCTTTTTGCTCGATTATTCGGAATGAGAGTAGAAAAATTTGTGATTTTTATGGATCTTTTTGATGTTAAACTTTTCAAGTTTAAAAAAGGAGAAACAGAGTATTCAATGGGATGGTTACCCATTGGAGGCTATGTCAAAATTTCGGGAATGGTAGACGAATCGATGGATACCGAACATATGAGTCAGGAACCTAAACCATGGGAGTTTAGATATTTTCCTGCATGGAAGAGAATTATTGTATTATTAGGTGGTATAATTGTAAATTTAATAACGGGTTTAGTAATATATTGGGGTATCCTGTATTTTGGAGAAAAAAATTACCTTCCGAACAATAACGTTACTGAAGGAATTTATGCATATGAACCAGGGGAATCGTTAGGATTCCAGAATGGAGATATTATCTCTAAGGTCAATGATAAAAAAGTAAAAAGATTTAAGGATGCATATCCAAATAACCTCTTTAATAGCAACAAAATAGAGGTGATAAGAGATGGTTCTACTCAAACTATAATAACACCACCTGTATTTGAAAACATGCGTTCAAAGAACTCCCTCTTATTTTCAAATGCAAATCATAAATTCACCATAGATTCAATTGTTGAGAACTCTCCTGCATATAATGTAGGCCTTAAGAAGGGGGATGTAATCACGACTATAAATAACCACGAAGTTTCTGTTTTTGGAGATATTCGAAATATACTATTGTTTAAGTCCAATAATAAAGATAGTCTAAAAATAAGTATTGACAGGAATGGTGAAAAATTGAATTTGTCCACCTTATTTGACTATAGTTCCGTTTTAGGAATTGTTTCATATTCTCATTATACAACAAAAAAATATGGGATTTTAGAGGCATTATATTATGGTTATAAGACCAGTATAGACATGTTAGACAAAAACTTAGCTGGGTTTAAAGCTATTTTTGCTAATAAAATTGAAGTAACAAAGTCTGTAACAGGTCCAATTGGTATAGCTAAAATATATGGAGATGAATTTAGTGCTATGAAATTCTGGCAAATAACCGCTCTTATTTCCCTAGTATTGGCAATTACAAATCTATTACCAATACCAGCCTTAGATGGTGGCCAAATTCTTATTATAATGATAGAATCTATTATAGGAAAGGAATTGCCAGATAGAATAAAAACTTCAATCCAAATAACGGGTTTGGTAATTATTTTTGGCCTTTTAATTTTCACTACCATTAATGATATTATTAATTTCTAG